The Desulfovibrio piger DNA segment TGGAAAGATATTGAGTCATTATTTAGTTAACACTCTCAAAATTTCCATTTGGACTAGATGGTTGTAATAGTTGTCCAGAACAATATTTATAGGAGATGGTTACATGAATTATACTAAAAAAATTAAAACAGCATTTTTGATATTAAAACAAAAGGGAATTAGGGGAATAATAGATAGAATTTACGAAAAGTATATTCGCAGGACAAGAACATATGACTTTTACAAGACACTCAATCCTGGTAAGTATAAAAAAGAACTTGCCATCTGGTTCAAAGTTCATACAGGTCAGGAATTAAACTGGAAACATCCTACAGGATTTAATCAAAAAATTCAGTATTTAAAACTATACGATTCTACACCTCTAAAGACAAAACTTGTTGATAAATATCTGGTGAAAAGCTGGGTAGCCGAGAAAATCGGTGAACAATACGTCGTACCACTCCTAGGAGTTTTCAACTCCTTTGACGAAATCGACTTTTCCAAGCTGCCACAAAAGTTTGTCCTCAAGGGAACTCAGCATGGCGTCATCCTTGTTGAGAAGAAAAATATGTGCATCGAGGAAATCAAAAAAAAATGTCATGCTTTTTTGACAGTCAATTTTGCTTATCTTTATGGCTTCGAGTTACAATATAAAGATGTACCTCCACGTCTCATAGTTGAAGAGTTCTTAGAAGCAGATACGATTTATGATTATAAAGTCTGGTGCTTCCATGGAAATCCAGAATTTATTGGAATTCAGCATATTGATAAAGATGGAAATATATACATAAACTTTTATGATACAGACTGGAATCTGCAGCATTTTTCCAGCTATAAAAATACTACTATTCCAATAGACAAGCCCAAACAGCTTGATGAATTACTCAAACTTGCAAAAATTTTATCACAAGGATTCCTGTTTGTCAGAGTCGATTTTTATATTCTAAAAGATGGAACAATTAAATTTGGCGAAATGACCTTTACGCCTGGCTCTGGAATCGTCCATTGGAACTATCCTTATGCAGATGAGTTTTTAGGGAGCAAACTTACCCTACCTCTGGATGTCCGCACTACAAAATGAATATTGCTATCTTCACATTCAATCGTCCTGACCTGCTCCAGCGTACCCTGACAGCTCTAGAAGACAACGACCTAGCAAATAAGGCCTCTGTAACCTTCTTCTGCGACGGTCCACGCCATGAAAAAGATGAGCCGGGCACACGCGCCGTGCACGAACTGGCCAAAAAAGCCCGGGGCTTTGCCTCTGTGGAAGTTGTAGAACGGCCGAAAAACATGGGCTGCGCGGCCTCGATCATTGATGGCCTGACAGAGATGTTCCGTCTGCATGAGCGACTGATAGTCATTGAAGATGATATCGTGACCTCGCCATATACGCTGCGATTCTTGTCTGGAGGCCTGGCCCGATATGCGGACCATGAGAAGGTCTTCAATATCGCCGCATGGACACCGCCGCATATCGCACGGAAAATACCTGCCAGCTATCCCTATGATGTCTACGCCATCCCGCGCTTTAATTGCTGGGGCTGGGCTTCCTGGCGTGATCGCTTCCAGGATATCGACTGGGACGTGCAGGATTACCAGATATTCAAAAATTCGCCGCACCTGCGCAAAGCCTTCAATGCAGGCGGTGATGACCTCAGCCCCATGCTGGATATGCAGATGGAAGACAAAATCAATAGCTGGGCCATCCGTGCCGACTATGCCCGCTTCAAAAAGAATATGGTCGGCATCAATCCTGTACGCTCCTATGCTCTCAACATTGGTATGGGGAGCGGAACACACACTACTACGGCCACGACGTACTGGGACAGTGACACCTCCCTGGCCGTGGAACATCCCAGTTTTATGAATGAAGTTACTGTAGATCACCGCATCCAAAAAATATACCATACCTGCTACAGCTGGCAAAAGCGGTCCCTGCCCGTGCGTGCCATCAACAAACTGAGCCGCATGCTGTCAGGAAAAAACCTGATTCCGTAGCCATGAAAAATATCCTGTATATCAATACAACCCCTTCCGGCGGTGGCGCAGCCGCAGTCATGCAGCGGCTGGATCGTATGATGCGTCTGCGGGGTGCCTCGACGCACATCCTGACGCGTCTGCCTGGTTCGGGGCGTCTTGATGATGCGTTAACAATATCTCCTCGTGGCGGCTTGCTTGCCTGGTGCCTCTGGCGTGGACAACAGGATTATCACATCCAAAAAAGTCATGCCCTCCGAAAGCATACTTTTTTCCAGCAGGCTGATATCCTGCATCTGCATAATCTGCATGGAGGCTACTTCAATCTCTGGTCCCTGCCGCTTCTTTCCGCTCTCAAGCCAACCGTCTGGACACTGCATGACATGCAGGCCCTGACAGGGCATTGTGCCCACTCTATGGACTGTGAACGCGGGCAGCCTGAAACGGGGTGCGGTCATTGCCCCCATCTTTCCTCGTATCCCCCTGTATGGCGGGATACCACACATCAGCTCTGGCAGGACAAGTGCACCATCTATGCCCACAGTTCCCTGTACCTGGTGACACCCTCTGTCTGGCTGCAACGCCTGACAGAAAAAAGTTTGCTCAAGGAACAGCCCCTAGTCTGTATCCCCAATGGGGCGGATACTTCCATCTATCGTCCCCAAGACCAGCAGGAGGCTCGCCGTCTGCTGGGACTGCCCCAGGATGCCCTGCTGGTGGGCGGCTGTGCAGATGGAGGCCTGGCCAATCCCTGGAAAGGGGGGCATTACGTTCTGGAAACGATCCTGGAGCTGAAAAAAACATTCTCATCCCTTCATTTCTTGAATATCGGCGTTAAAAGTACACCTGAGGAATTGCAGAACGCGGACTGGGTGCACCATATCCCCTATGTACACGAGCCTGTCCAATTGGCTCGTCTCTATGCGGCGCTAGATCTGCTCCTCTATCCGACACTGGCGGATAACCACCCTCTGGTCTGCATCGAAAGCCTGTGCTGCGGAACTCCTATTGTGGGATTTGCTACAGGCGGTGTCCCGGAAATCGTCAGGGATGGGCTGGATGGCCTGCTGGTACCCACACATGACGGGACAGCATTGACAAACGCTACGGCGACGCTACTCCAAGATACTACCCTACGGGAAAAAATGGGGAAAGAAGCGGAGTTCAGTGCCGCCCAGCGCTTTAATCTGGAACTATTTGCCCAGCGTTACGAGAAGCTCTATGAAGAAGTCCTAGAACACCCACGCAGTCTTGAAAAAAGCCGTTTACCCTTGGACAAGGTTCCTAATATTGTCAAAAGCTCAGCCTTCATGCGGCAGGAATGGGCTAAATACCCTAGTGCCTCCAGGCAGGAAGCCAGAATACTGCGGCGCCACGCTCTCCAGGGGAGCCTTTGCGTCGCCCTTGCTACTATCGCTGGCTGGCCCTTACAATGTGTTCGCAGTCTTCGTTCCCTTTATCGCCGTATGAGGACACGATAGCAATGCCCCCCTTCTTCACCATTATCACCTCGACCTACAATGCGGCAGCTACGCTGCCACGCCTGCTGGACTCTCTTGCCTCCCAGACCTGCCGGGACTTTAACTGGATTGTACAGGACGGCGCCTCCTCGGACGCTACCATGCAGATCGTGGAGCAGTACCGTGACCGTTTGCCGGAGATCCTAGCTGACAGCGGCAAGGACAGCGGCATTTACGACGCCTGGAACAAGGCCATCGACCGCTGGCAGGGCAAGATGGGGGAATGGGTCCTTTTCTTAGGCGCTGACGATAAATTGCTGGCTAGCAGTACATTAGAAGATGTTAAAAATAAAATAGAAAGCAGCAAAAAAAATATTCTTTTTGCCGCAGGTGATCTTATAGTTGTAGATGAACATGACAAAATTATATGTGACAATATCATTGATGACAATAAAATACGATTTCAGCAAAACAAATTTAAAATGTCCATCGGACACCCTTCGTTATTCACTAGAAAAAATGTATTATTGCAGTACAAGTTTGACACATCATTTAGGATAGTCGGGGATCATGATTTTTTGATTCGCGCATGGCAACAGCATGACCAGTTATTTCCAATACGCATTACAGTTACCCAGATGGCACTTGGAGGAATTTCCAATAATGAACGCCATCATGGAATCCTGATTCGCGAAGAATTCCTGATATCCATTAAAACAAAATCATTTCGAGGGTTTATCTGGACTTTTGATTCTATGATCTATAAATATAAAACATCTGCCAAAAAATATATTACAAAAACAAAAATTGGCTCGGCTTTCTGGAGAGCACTACAAAAACTGCACAGTAAAATCCTGCCTAAATAGGCCAAG contains these protein-coding regions:
- a CDS encoding ATP-grasp fold amidoligase family protein; its protein translation is MNYTKKIKTAFLILKQKGIRGIIDRIYEKYIRRTRTYDFYKTLNPGKYKKELAIWFKVHTGQELNWKHPTGFNQKIQYLKLYDSTPLKTKLVDKYLVKSWVAEKIGEQYVVPLLGVFNSFDEIDFSKLPQKFVLKGTQHGVILVEKKNMCIEEIKKKCHAFLTVNFAYLYGFELQYKDVPPRLIVEEFLEADTIYDYKVWCFHGNPEFIGIQHIDKDGNIYINFYDTDWNLQHFSSYKNTTIPIDKPKQLDELLKLAKILSQGFLFVRVDFYILKDGTIKFGEMTFTPGSGIVHWNYPYADEFLGSKLTLPLDVRTTK
- a CDS encoding glycosyltransferase; amino-acid sequence: MKNILYINTTPSGGGAAAVMQRLDRMMRLRGASTHILTRLPGSGRLDDALTISPRGGLLAWCLWRGQQDYHIQKSHALRKHTFFQQADILHLHNLHGGYFNLWSLPLLSALKPTVWTLHDMQALTGHCAHSMDCERGQPETGCGHCPHLSSYPPVWRDTTHQLWQDKCTIYAHSSLYLVTPSVWLQRLTEKSLLKEQPLVCIPNGADTSIYRPQDQQEARRLLGLPQDALLVGGCADGGLANPWKGGHYVLETILELKKTFSSLHFLNIGVKSTPEELQNADWVHHIPYVHEPVQLARLYAALDLLLYPTLADNHPLVCIESLCCGTPIVGFATGGVPEIVRDGLDGLLVPTHDGTALTNATATLLQDTTLREKMGKEAEFSAAQRFNLELFAQRYEKLYEEVLEHPRSLEKSRLPLDKVPNIVKSSAFMRQEWAKYPSASRQEARILRRHALQGSLCVALATIAGWPLQCVRSLRSLYRRMRTR
- a CDS encoding glycosyltransferase family 2 protein, with protein sequence MPPFFTIITSTYNAAATLPRLLDSLASQTCRDFNWIVQDGASSDATMQIVEQYRDRLPEILADSGKDSGIYDAWNKAIDRWQGKMGEWVLFLGADDKLLASSTLEDVKNKIESSKKNILFAAGDLIVVDEHDKIICDNIIDDNKIRFQQNKFKMSIGHPSLFTRKNVLLQYKFDTSFRIVGDHDFLIRAWQQHDQLFPIRITVTQMALGGISNNERHHGILIREEFLISIKTKSFRGFIWTFDSMIYKYKTSAKKYITKTKIGSAFWRALQKLHSKILPK